From one Anticarsia gemmatalis isolate Benzon Research Colony breed Stoneville strain chromosome 20, ilAntGemm2 primary, whole genome shotgun sequence genomic stretch:
- the mms4 gene encoding methyl methanesulfonate sensitivity 4 isoform X2 — MVNDSDAVLSDNSDIDLPAINTQNSNDTVEPQAGPSDGKGIKKTSAAAQREAKKLKLAEEKAAKKTANDMNKIYKPGECMKYMKVEGHPSLWDCWWCADVAREVSAAGASVLGTPSLCHPALVVWTRRLPRTFESENGQVKLSPEVQSCNHALYVTSAEDISEHVSARTLPSHLAEICTLSQCDVTLVIFAPKDYFKSSRRKTSNSNRMAMSEIDLELAITDLLVSTGCDTVRVNTPNELALLIVQFTKAIAEAPYKKAKRACDEQAEFYMRGDSKKCIAVDKDGIAVGKLWQQMIAILPHSSLETSRALCAQYKSPLALFEALQAPDSVKEVADIGVSRAAVPGSKARRVGPEFARKLKILFTASDGNTLVD; from the exons ATGGTTAACGATAGTGATGCAGTATTATCAGATAATAGTGACATAGACTTACCAG CAATAAATACACAGAATTCAAATGATACCGTCGAACCGCAAGCGGGACCTTCAG ATGGTAAAGGCATAAAGAAAACAAGTGCAGCAGCACAAAGAGAAGCTAAGAAGCTGAAGTTAGCAGAAGAGAAGGCGGCCAAGAAGACTGCTAATGATATGAACAAGATCTATAAACCTGGAGAATGTATGAAG TACATGAAGGTAGAAGGCCACCCATCTCTGTGGGACTGCTGGTGGTGTGCGGATGTAGCGCGCGAGGTGTCCGCGGCCGGCGCGTCTGTGTTAGGCACACCTAGTCTTTGTCATCCTGCCCTTGTGGTGTGGACTAGACGACTACCTAGGACTTTTGAGTCTGAGAATGGACAA GTAAAACTCTCTCCAGAAGTGCAGTCATGCAACCACGCGCTATACGTGACGAGCGCGGAGGACATCTCGGAGCACGTGAGCGCCCGCACTCTGCCCTCCCACCTCGCGGAGATATGCACGCTGTCgcagtgtgacgtcacactcgTTATATTCGCCCCTAAAGACTATTTCAA atctTCCCGACGCAAAACATCAAACAGTAATAGGATGGCGATGAGTGAGATTGATTTGGAACTAGCTATCACAG ATCTATTAGTATCTACAGGCTGCGATACTGTGCGAGTTAACACGCCGAATGAACTGGCACTACTTATTGTGCAGTTCACTAAAGCCATAGCCGAAGCACcttataa GAAAGCGAAGCGTGCGTGTGACGAACAAGCGGAGTTTTATATGAGAGGCGACAGTAAGAAATGTATCGCTGTTGATAAAGATG gtatagCTGTAGGCAAGTTGTGGCAGCAAATGATAGCAATTCTACCACACTCCAGTTTAGAAACATCGCGCGCGCTCTGTGCCCAGTACAAATCACCACTGGCTTTGTTTGAG GCGCTACAAGCACCTGATAGTGTAAAAGAAGTAGCAGACATAGGTGTCTCCCGCGCGGCAGTCCCCGGTTCTAAAGCAAGGCGCGTCGGACCGGAGTTTGCGCGCAAATTGAAGATTTTGTTCACGGCCAGTGATGGCAACACTCTTGTAGACTGA
- the LOC142981775 gene encoding required for meiotic nuclear division protein 1 homolog: MTVYLSRIAFNTIRSATQKCFSMNSMSEFVTPNSRFSSMKTDLFSFARQLTVRTYSSDIIHPTIALENATIPLKKKVVHKKASPSDLSNKEGHYLTMAYATANSYDLKGLKEALVQQKLYEPGKLKAHEVGDVVVANAVYSVGDESREIIFFREGGVVFWNCTELEASNVLDFVRPYEVESYPKEVVEREREVMTYVYHPNAKKCHLQESSFVLVPNRDNSLERYTFSHAMVQSARLGAWEARLEALAAAVSEHAAAMQHDGAAHVDKKEVVRKLGEIFSLRHRLTIESDLLDTPDFYWEEEQLERLYSSTVAYFTISRRTRVLNERLAHCVELLELLSSWAADRHHVRLEWMVIALILAEVCFELLHLFERKILSVERRIPRTHRIAADEDGYLVIGEP; this comes from the exons ATGACGGTTTATTTATCAAGAATTGCGTTTAACACTATTCGGAGTGCGACACAGAAATGTTTTTCCATGAATTCTATGTCGGAGTTTGTAACGCCGAATTCTCGGTTTTCATCAATGAAAACTGATCTATTCTCCTTTGCAAGGCAGTTGACTGTTAGAACATACTCCAGTGATATCATTCATCCTACTATTGCGTTAGAAAATGCGACAATACCTTTGAAAAAGAAGGTTGTTCACAAGAAAGCGAGTCCATCGGATTTGAGTAATAAAGAGGGGCATTACTTGACTATGGCTTACGCTACGGCTAACTCTTACGATCTGAAGGGTTTGAAAGAGGCTTTAGTGCAGCAGAAACTGTATGAGCCAGGAAA ACTGAAAGCTCATGAAGTAGGTGACGTAGTGGTGGCTAATGCAGTATACAGTGTAGGAGATGAGTCCAGAGAGATTATATTCTTCAGAGAAGGTGGTGTTGTGTTCTGGAACTGCACCGAGTTGGAGGCCAGCAATGTACTGGACTTTGTTAGACC ttatgAAGTAGAGAGTTATCCAAAAGAAGTtgtagagagagaaagagaAGTTATGACTTATGTCTATCATCctaatgc CAAAAAGTGCCACCTGCAAGAATCATCATTTGTGTTAGTACCAAACAGAGATAATTCACTGGAGAGATATACATTTAG TCACGCCATGGTGCAGTCGGCGCGGCTGGGCGCGTGGGAGGCGCGGCTGGAGGCACTCGCGGCCGCCGTGAGCGAGCACGCCGCCGCCATGCAGCACGACGGAGCCGCGCATGTCGACAAGAAAGAG GTGGTCCGCAAGCTAGGCGAGATATTCTCCCTCCGTCACCGACTGACCATAGAGTCAGATCTGCTGGACACGCCAGACTTCTACTGGGAGGAGGAGCAGCTAGAACGACTGTACTCCAGCACTGTCGCTTACTTCACCATATCCAGGCGGACCAGG GTATTGAACGAGCGCCTGGCCCACTGCGTGGAGCTCCTGGAGCTGCTATCGTCGTGGGCGGCGGACCGGCACCACGTGCGGCTGGAGTGGATGGTGATCGCGCTCATCCTGGCCGAGGTGTGCTTCGAGCTGCTGCACCTGTTCGAACG GAAGATCTTATCAGTGGAGCGTCGTATACCGCGGACTCATCGTATCGCTGCCGATGAAGATGGCTACCTCGTTATTGGAGAACCATag
- the mms4 gene encoding methyl methanesulfonate sensitivity 4 isoform X1 has protein sequence MVNDSDAVLSDNSDIDLPAINTQNSNDTVEPQAGPSGIGKAGRPKRKSVDGKGIKKTSAAAQREAKKLKLAEEKAAKKTANDMNKIYKPGECMKYMKVEGHPSLWDCWWCADVAREVSAAGASVLGTPSLCHPALVVWTRRLPRTFESENGQVKLSPEVQSCNHALYVTSAEDISEHVSARTLPSHLAEICTLSQCDVTLVIFAPKDYFKSSRRKTSNSNRMAMSEIDLELAITDLLVSTGCDTVRVNTPNELALLIVQFTKAIAEAPYKKAKRACDEQAEFYMRGDSKKCIAVDKDGIAVGKLWQQMIAILPHSSLETSRALCAQYKSPLALFEALQAPDSVKEVADIGVSRAAVPGSKARRVGPEFARKLKILFTASDGNTLVD, from the exons ATGGTTAACGATAGTGATGCAGTATTATCAGATAATAGTGACATAGACTTACCAG CAATAAATACACAGAATTCAAATGATACCGTCGAACCGCAAGCGGGACCTTCAG GTATTGGTAAAGCTGGTAGACCTAAAAGAAAAAGTGTTg ATGGTAAAGGCATAAAGAAAACAAGTGCAGCAGCACAAAGAGAAGCTAAGAAGCTGAAGTTAGCAGAAGAGAAGGCGGCCAAGAAGACTGCTAATGATATGAACAAGATCTATAAACCTGGAGAATGTATGAAG TACATGAAGGTAGAAGGCCACCCATCTCTGTGGGACTGCTGGTGGTGTGCGGATGTAGCGCGCGAGGTGTCCGCGGCCGGCGCGTCTGTGTTAGGCACACCTAGTCTTTGTCATCCTGCCCTTGTGGTGTGGACTAGACGACTACCTAGGACTTTTGAGTCTGAGAATGGACAA GTAAAACTCTCTCCAGAAGTGCAGTCATGCAACCACGCGCTATACGTGACGAGCGCGGAGGACATCTCGGAGCACGTGAGCGCCCGCACTCTGCCCTCCCACCTCGCGGAGATATGCACGCTGTCgcagtgtgacgtcacactcgTTATATTCGCCCCTAAAGACTATTTCAA atctTCCCGACGCAAAACATCAAACAGTAATAGGATGGCGATGAGTGAGATTGATTTGGAACTAGCTATCACAG ATCTATTAGTATCTACAGGCTGCGATACTGTGCGAGTTAACACGCCGAATGAACTGGCACTACTTATTGTGCAGTTCACTAAAGCCATAGCCGAAGCACcttataa GAAAGCGAAGCGTGCGTGTGACGAACAAGCGGAGTTTTATATGAGAGGCGACAGTAAGAAATGTATCGCTGTTGATAAAGATG gtatagCTGTAGGCAAGTTGTGGCAGCAAATGATAGCAATTCTACCACACTCCAGTTTAGAAACATCGCGCGCGCTCTGTGCCCAGTACAAATCACCACTGGCTTTGTTTGAG GCGCTACAAGCACCTGATAGTGTAAAAGAAGTAGCAGACATAGGTGTCTCCCGCGCGGCAGTCCCCGGTTCTAAAGCAAGGCGCGTCGGACCGGAGTTTGCGCGCAAATTGAAGATTTTGTTCACGGCCAGTGATGGCAACACTCTTGTAGACTGA